A genomic window from Alkalihalobacillus sp. AL-G includes:
- a CDS encoding cold-shock protein, protein MQEGTVKWFNAEKGFGFIEIEGGEDVFVHFSAIQGEGFKSLDEGQKVTFDTEQGQRGPQATNVNKA, encoded by the coding sequence ATGCAAGAAGGTACAGTAAAATGGTTTAACGCAGAAAAAGGTTTCGGCTTTATCGAAATTGAAGGTGGAGAAGATGTATTCGTACATTTTTCAGCTATCCAAGGCGAAGGATTTAAATCTTTAGATGAAGGTCAAAAAGTTACTTTTGACACTGAACAAGGTCAACGTGGACCTCAGGCTACTAACGTAAACAAAGCATAA
- a CDS encoding DMT family transporter, which produces MNKWAYVFIVLGAALWGLIAIFVEGLYEYGFTPLQVVSIRVLTSAILLVIVVLVKNPALMRIDWRDSFYFVGTGIFSIVFFNWCLFTAIQETSIAVAAILLYTAPAIVTLLSRLLFKEWLTMRKMGALFLTLVGCVFVIGVIPGGTSSVSAYGVIVGLCSGLGYALYSIFGKYALEKYSSMTVTLYTFIFATVAIAPFSGLWNQLDTLLKTEVILNTVGIGFFSTVLAYLLYTIGLQYVESSRASITATIEPVVATLIGVFMFREPLSGWQLTGIILVLSAVMIVQEKRKEAVQHSITYEVK; this is translated from the coding sequence ATGAACAAGTGGGCATATGTATTCATTGTATTAGGCGCAGCTTTATGGGGACTTATTGCCATTTTTGTTGAAGGATTATATGAATATGGGTTTACTCCGTTACAAGTTGTTTCGATCCGGGTCCTGACGTCAGCAATTCTGCTTGTAATCGTTGTTCTCGTTAAAAATCCAGCTCTCATGCGGATCGATTGGCGAGATAGCTTTTACTTTGTCGGAACGGGCATCTTCAGTATTGTTTTCTTTAACTGGTGTCTATTTACGGCGATTCAAGAAACATCGATTGCCGTTGCTGCGATCCTGTTGTACACGGCACCGGCCATTGTAACATTGCTTTCCCGCTTGCTTTTTAAAGAGTGGCTTACCATGAGAAAAATGGGCGCTCTCTTTTTGACACTAGTTGGATGTGTATTTGTTATCGGAGTCATCCCGGGTGGTACGAGTTCGGTTTCAGCATACGGTGTGATCGTTGGACTTTGTTCCGGGTTAGGCTATGCTCTCTACAGCATTTTTGGAAAATATGCACTCGAAAAATACTCATCGATGACAGTGACACTTTACACGTTCATTTTTGCAACGGTTGCCATTGCTCCGTTCAGTGGATTGTGGAACCAATTGGATACGCTTCTTAAAACAGAAGTTATATTAAATACAGTCGGAATCGGTTTCTTTTCTACCGTTCTCGCTTATCTTTTATATACAATTGGATTGCAGTATGTCGAGTCAAGCAGGGCATCGATCACGGCTACCATCGAACCCGTCGTTGCCACCCTGATCGGCGTCTTCATGTTTCGAGAACCGTTAAGCGGTTGGCAGCTTACAGGAATTATTCTCGTACTGAGCGCGGTGATGATCGTACAGGAAAAGCGGAAAGAAGCCGTTCAACATTCTATAACATATGAGGTGAAATAG
- a CDS encoding SDR family oxidoreductase: protein MANRKVALVTGASREKGIGAGVCRRLAQSGVDVFFIYWTNYDQLMEWGVQEDEPERLADEITSMGVRCEHAQWDLSDALRLPALIERVTESLGYPDMLINNACYSVDDDVESITAESLDAHYQINVRATTLLTVAFARGFSKGSGGRVVSLTSGQSQDPMSDEISYAVTKGTVETLTKTLAPPLAKKGITINAVNPGPNDTGWMTDDLKEALLPRFPMGRIGKPDDVAKLIQFLSSEEAEWVTGQIIHSEGGFLRS from the coding sequence ATGGCGAATCGTAAAGTTGCACTTGTAACAGGGGCGAGCCGTGAGAAAGGAATCGGAGCGGGGGTGTGCAGAAGGCTTGCGCAATCAGGAGTAGATGTCTTTTTTATCTACTGGACGAATTATGACCAGCTAATGGAATGGGGGGTTCAAGAGGATGAACCCGAGCGTCTAGCCGATGAAATAACGTCAATGGGAGTACGTTGTGAACATGCCCAATGGGATTTATCGGATGCTTTACGCTTACCGGCGTTGATTGAACGAGTTACCGAAAGTCTTGGCTATCCGGATATGCTCATCAACAATGCCTGTTATTCGGTCGATGATGATGTCGAATCGATCACTGCCGAAAGCCTCGATGCACATTATCAAATCAATGTTCGAGCAACGACACTTTTAACGGTCGCGTTTGCAAGGGGATTTTCGAAAGGGTCTGGAGGACGGGTGGTCAGTCTTACATCAGGACAATCGCAAGACCCGATGAGTGATGAGATTTCCTATGCAGTAACGAAAGGAACCGTCGAGACATTAACGAAAACGTTAGCACCCCCACTTGCGAAAAAAGGGATTACGATCAATGCCGTGAATCCGGGACCTAACGATACGGGGTGGATGACGGATGATCTGAAGGAAGCGCTCTTGCCAAGATTTCCGATGGGGAGAATTGGAAAACCGGATGACGTCGCAAAACTGATCCAATTCCTGTCGAGTGAAGAGGCAGAATGGGTGACAGGACAGATCATCCATTCAGAAGGCGGATTTTTACGATCCTAA
- a CDS encoding AEC family transporter, giving the protein MGAATLLFQEMIMLYGIAFIGYIARKYQILPEASDYVLTQLVLYITLPALILYSMDFPYDPAYLHDFSWLIGLSCIAIILACGIGMFLRKRADLPEKQKGVYEGLIVFGNQGFIGYAIIYILLGNTGILYTAVFNFLYILLIWTYGIYVVGRTNASFSWKWLAFNPGVISTIVGFVVFMLPFQWPKSFHNLFETVGLPTIPLSMLIIGILLANLSASEVSAFLHSKYLWLSIFTRLLFIPLCLVPLIAIPIKESLLIVVVLVAATPSAPTIALYARKYGGDPYFASIGSSVSTVLSMVTITLLYGLLKLLGS; this is encoded by the coding sequence ATGGGCGCTGCAACTCTATTATTTCAAGAAATGATTATGCTATATGGCATTGCATTTATTGGCTACATTGCCCGAAAGTATCAGATCCTTCCAGAAGCATCTGATTATGTATTGACACAGCTCGTCCTTTACATCACGTTGCCCGCACTCATTTTATATTCGATGGATTTTCCATATGACCCCGCTTACCTACATGACTTTTCCTGGTTAATCGGGTTATCGTGCATCGCAATCATCCTTGCTTGTGGAATAGGAATGTTTTTACGAAAACGAGCTGACCTTCCTGAAAAGCAAAAGGGTGTGTATGAAGGGTTGATTGTGTTTGGAAATCAGGGCTTTATCGGGTATGCCATCATCTATATTTTACTCGGCAATACTGGAATCCTATATACCGCCGTATTCAACTTCTTGTATATACTATTGATTTGGACTTATGGAATTTACGTTGTGGGACGAACCAATGCATCCTTTTCCTGGAAGTGGTTAGCTTTCAACCCTGGTGTTATTTCAACCATCGTCGGCTTTGTTGTATTTATGCTCCCATTCCAATGGCCTAAATCCTTTCATAATTTATTCGAAACCGTCGGACTCCCGACTATCCCTTTATCTATGCTAATTATCGGAATCCTTTTGGCAAACTTGAGTGCATCAGAGGTATCGGCCTTTTTACATAGCAAATACCTCTGGCTGTCTATATTTACGAGATTGTTATTCATTCCCCTTTGCCTAGTTCCTCTAATAGCCATCCCCATAAAAGAATCACTATTGATCGTTGTCGTACTCGTCGCCGCCACCCCGTCCGCTCCAACCATCGCTTTATATGCTCGTAAATATGGTGGTGATCCGTATTTTGCTTCTATTGGTTCGTCTGTTTCAACGGTGCTTTCGATGGTTACGATTACGCTTTTATATGGGCTTTTAAAACTATTAGGATCGTAA
- a CDS encoding histidine phosphatase family protein: MMTEIYMVRHAHSVYTQNEYGRGLSEQGKKAAKNLTEILRNENIDFILSSPYRRAVETVKGIATHIGKTVQLVDGFKERTLAEKPVENFNDAIDKLWSEPAFSFPGGESNEVAQARGVTSLRKVLKQHEDKRVVVGTHGNIMVLMMNYFNPNFDRTFWNQLEMPDVYKLTFVKENLIDVQHIKLHKEVAE, from the coding sequence ATGATGACAGAAATTTATATGGTCCGTCACGCTCACTCTGTCTATACACAAAATGAGTATGGGCGAGGTTTATCGGAGCAAGGAAAGAAAGCGGCGAAGAATCTGACAGAGATTTTACGAAATGAAAATATTGACTTTATCCTATCAAGTCCATATAGGAGAGCGGTGGAGACGGTTAAAGGCATCGCAACTCACATTGGGAAAACTGTGCAACTAGTAGATGGTTTTAAAGAAAGAACACTTGCTGAAAAGCCAGTCGAAAATTTTAATGACGCTATAGACAAGCTCTGGTCGGAACCTGCATTTTCCTTTCCAGGAGGCGAGTCGAACGAGGTGGCTCAAGCTCGAGGAGTTACCAGCCTGAGAAAAGTGCTGAAGCAGCATGAAGACAAAAGAGTCGTTGTCGGCACACACGGAAACATCATGGTGTTGATGATGAACTATTTCAACCCAAACTTTGATCGTACATTTTGGAACCAATTAGAGATGCCAGACGTATATAAATTAACCTTTGTAAAAGAAAATCTTATAGATGTACAGCATATAAAACTACACAAGGAGGTTGCCGAATGA
- a CDS encoding NUDIX domain-containing protein, with protein sequence MIYRKKTYTIKPEGLETFNEFFHTYLIPNQWKNGSSLVGRWVNEDKNEITAIWEYKSLQEYEQIEERVRQDYLHKQAQEHKGKLKDIILSSKQEFIESTGDYQFPKHIVAVGGLIQNDQGETLLVKTNWRNDTWELPGGQVEEGEPLAEALTREILEETGVEIELSGVSGVYQNVSRGIVSVVFKGKALTTEITRQVEEIQAARFVKLNDENLSDYITRPHMRSRALDALNSEGNMPMETTRVRPYELVHRFN encoded by the coding sequence ATGATTTATCGGAAGAAAACCTATACAATCAAACCTGAAGGACTTGAAACGTTTAATGAATTTTTTCATACATACTTAATACCGAACCAGTGGAAAAACGGTTCTAGCTTAGTAGGTCGCTGGGTTAATGAGGACAAGAATGAGATTACAGCGATTTGGGAGTATAAAAGCTTACAAGAATATGAACAAATTGAAGAAAGAGTTCGGCAAGATTATCTGCACAAGCAGGCTCAAGAGCATAAAGGAAAGCTGAAGGACATCATCCTGAGCAGCAAGCAGGAGTTTATCGAATCAACCGGAGACTATCAGTTCCCGAAACACATTGTTGCTGTTGGGGGACTCATCCAGAATGACCAAGGGGAGACCTTACTTGTAAAAACGAATTGGCGAAACGACACATGGGAGCTTCCAGGTGGGCAGGTGGAGGAAGGTGAACCGCTTGCAGAAGCATTGACACGGGAAATTTTAGAGGAGACTGGTGTAGAAATTGAGCTATCTGGTGTTTCCGGAGTCTATCAGAATGTATCTAGGGGAATTGTCAGTGTCGTTTTTAAGGGAAAAGCGTTGACTACTGAGATTACTAGACAAGTTGAAGAGATTCAAGCTGCTCGGTTTGTGAAGCTGAATGACGAGAACCTTTCTGACTACATTACACGTCCTCACATGCGTTCGCGTGCATTGGATGCATTGAATTCAGAAGGGAATATGCCGATGGAAACAACAAGGGTGCGTCCATATGAGCTTGTGCATCGGTTCAACTAA
- a CDS encoding site-2 protease family protein: MDNTNTAKRQSFGWLLAIGAFFATKLKWAIAILKLAKFSTLISLFISLWAYAVFFGWKFAVALIYLLFVHEMGHLICARRKGIKTTPAVFIPFMGAVIGLKEQPKTAKDESYIAYGGPLAGVVSIIPALILYSITQYELWALVILLGAMLNLFNLIPVSPLDGGRILAVVSTKIWFFGLLFMGVYLFFNFHPMIVLIMIFGLQMLSSLHKERTQLKVDRYDLDRTFDLIEKIKVLQQKWEHSDPISFSWFIESEFEKSKSKMVEIDHTKVPWYSPGRRLKRGGWKVDKANNHTYYMLLKTPRIEEDEEQIITCFSEVKAAQYKHIEKLQKGVEEKERYYQATPKEKAIALIAYLLLGAVLTGLWWYGELSLTGLQTF; this comes from the coding sequence ATGGATAACACAAATACAGCAAAACGGCAAAGCTTTGGATGGCTTTTAGCAATAGGAGCTTTTTTCGCAACAAAATTAAAATGGGCGATTGCAATTTTGAAACTCGCCAAATTTTCGACATTGATTTCCTTGTTCATATCACTCTGGGCTTATGCCGTTTTCTTCGGGTGGAAGTTCGCTGTTGCTTTGATCTATTTGCTTTTTGTCCATGAGATGGGGCATTTGATTTGTGCGAGAAGAAAAGGGATCAAAACAACCCCTGCAGTTTTCATACCGTTCATGGGGGCTGTCATCGGTCTGAAGGAACAACCGAAAACAGCGAAGGATGAATCGTATATCGCATATGGCGGACCTCTCGCTGGGGTCGTATCGATCATTCCTGCGTTGATTTTATATAGCATCACCCAATATGAATTATGGGCACTCGTCATTTTACTCGGTGCAATGCTGAACCTGTTCAACCTGATTCCAGTCTCACCGCTTGATGGAGGAAGAATCCTGGCAGTGGTCTCAACAAAAATCTGGTTTTTCGGTTTACTTTTCATGGGAGTCTATTTGTTCTTCAATTTTCATCCGATGATTGTTTTGATCATGATTTTCGGATTACAGATGCTTAGCAGCCTCCATAAGGAGCGGACACAATTAAAGGTTGATCGCTATGACTTGGACCGTACATTCGATCTAATTGAAAAAATCAAGGTATTACAGCAGAAATGGGAACATAGCGATCCTATCTCCTTTTCTTGGTTTATCGAGTCCGAGTTCGAAAAAAGCAAGTCAAAAATGGTTGAGATCGATCATACAAAGGTTCCATGGTATTCACCAGGTAGACGTTTAAAGCGGGGAGGGTGGAAGGTTGATAAGGCGAATAATCATACGTATTATATGCTACTTAAAACCCCTCGCATCGAAGAAGATGAAGAACAGATAATTACATGTTTCAGTGAAGTAAAAGCAGCGCAGTATAAACATATCGAAAAGTTGCAAAAGGGTGTCGAGGAGAAAGAGCGCTATTATCAAGCGACGCCTAAAGAAAAAGCGATCGCACTCATCGCATATCTTCTGCTCGGTGCAGTATTGACCGGTCTATGGTGGTACGGGGAACTGTCATTGACAGGGCTGCAGACATTTTAA
- the hpaB gene encoding 4-hydroxyphenylacetate 3-monooxygenase, oxygenase component: MGLISGQQYIDRINSLQPELWIDGERVKGKFSEHPSLKGIMQSKANLYDLQLCENKLNRMTFQNESGERTGMSFLPPKTKEDLERRRLAFQEWAKTSGGLLGRSPDYLNTILMTFTQAADVFSEQDPVFSQNLRNLYQSAVKNDLSFTHTFIHPQVNRGRYHFDLSSDQIAAHIKEKTTDGLIIHGARLLATQGGLTDELIVFPQGGIADSSMANGFSIPTNTEGLRFIARESFDYGKSQYDHPLGSRFDEIDSIVVFDNVLVPWDRVFFYENMKVTNELYSKTSFYPQTIHQVANRCIIKTEFFLGIIQLMVDTINVGEYDHVQEKVADIIVALEAMKAFVLSAEMQAKIDVWGLMTPASEPLFSAIRYYAKIYPRFTEIIQLLGASGLVSIPGENDFNSPIREDLDQYLQAANAGAFDRVKIFRLAWDLTMSAFGSRQTLYEQFFFGGPLNLSKMLYRSYDRTDSTEWIKKFLSIEDEKGEL, from the coding sequence ATGGGACTTATATCAGGCCAACAATATATCGATCGGATTAATAGCCTACAGCCTGAACTCTGGATCGACGGTGAGCGGGTTAAAGGAAAGTTTTCCGAGCATCCTTCCTTGAAGGGCATCATGCAGAGCAAAGCGAATCTTTACGATTTACAACTGTGTGAAAACAAACTGAATAGGATGACATTTCAAAATGAATCTGGCGAACGTACCGGAATGAGTTTTTTACCTCCAAAAACGAAGGAGGATCTTGAGCGACGTAGATTAGCATTCCAAGAATGGGCAAAAACCAGCGGCGGTTTACTCGGTCGATCTCCGGATTATCTCAATACAATCTTGATGACCTTTACACAGGCCGCAGACGTGTTTTCGGAACAGGATCCCGTTTTTAGTCAAAACCTTAGAAACTTGTATCAATCGGCTGTCAAAAACGATTTATCATTTACACATACGTTCATTCATCCGCAAGTGAACCGAGGTCGTTACCATTTCGATCTTTCTTCCGATCAAATTGCAGCACATATAAAAGAAAAGACGACAGACGGGTTGATTATCCACGGTGCACGCCTTCTTGCAACACAAGGCGGCTTAACTGATGAGCTGATCGTTTTCCCACAGGGAGGTATTGCAGATTCATCGATGGCCAATGGGTTTTCGATTCCTACGAACACTGAAGGATTACGTTTCATCGCACGTGAATCTTTTGATTATGGTAAATCGCAGTATGATCATCCATTAGGCTCCCGTTTTGATGAGATTGATTCGATTGTCGTATTTGATAATGTGTTAGTTCCATGGGATCGAGTGTTCTTTTATGAAAATATGAAAGTGACAAATGAACTCTATTCGAAAACGAGCTTTTACCCGCAAACCATCCATCAGGTTGCTAACCGTTGCATTATAAAAACTGAATTTTTCCTTGGTATCATTCAATTGATGGTCGATACGATCAACGTAGGGGAATACGATCATGTTCAGGAAAAGGTTGCGGATATCATCGTTGCACTTGAGGCAATGAAGGCGTTTGTTTTATCAGCTGAAATGCAGGCGAAGATTGACGTATGGGGACTAATGACTCCAGCTTCTGAACCTTTATTTTCAGCGATTCGCTATTATGCGAAAATCTATCCGAGGTTTACGGAAATCATCCAATTACTTGGAGCGAGCGGGCTTGTCTCGATTCCTGGGGAGAACGATTTCAACTCCCCTATTAGAGAAGATTTGGATCAGTATTTGCAGGCAGCGAATGCGGGTGCTTTTGATCGTGTGAAGATTTTTCGGCTCGCATGGGATTTGACGATGAGCGCATTCGGCTCTAGACAGACGCTTTACGAGCAGTTTTTCTTTGGTGGTCCGCTCAATCTGTCAAAAATGCTTTACCGAAGCTATGACAGAACTGACTCAACCGAATGGATCAAAAAGTTTCTTTCGATTGAAGACGAAAAAGGGGAACTCTGA
- a CDS encoding GNAT family N-acetyltransferase, whose amino-acid sequence MWVEPVTLKGEHVTIRPMEKEDLDELYNASGHEEIWSYMPMNITSKSDMELLIDQALEGRQKGNDFPFVIHDNKLGKLVGSTRFLDTSEVSRNLEIGWTWLSPDVWRTPVNTECKYLLLMHCFESLKTIRVQLKTDGRNIRSQNAIERIGAIREGVLRKSRVTYTGFVRDTVYFSILESEWPEVKKNLERQLDR is encoded by the coding sequence ATGTGGGTTGAACCTGTAACGCTAAAGGGTGAGCATGTAACGATTCGCCCGATGGAAAAAGAAGATCTCGATGAGCTGTACAATGCAAGCGGGCACGAAGAAATCTGGTCTTATATGCCAATGAATATTACGTCCAAGTCCGATATGGAACTGCTTATTGACCAAGCACTTGAAGGTAGACAAAAAGGAAACGATTTTCCATTTGTGATTCATGACAACAAGCTTGGTAAACTGGTGGGCAGTACACGGTTTCTTGATACTTCTGAAGTTAGCCGAAACCTTGAAATCGGTTGGACCTGGCTATCACCAGATGTTTGGCGAACACCGGTAAACACGGAATGTAAGTACTTACTGCTAATGCATTGCTTTGAATCTTTGAAAACAATCCGTGTTCAGCTAAAAACAGACGGCAGGAACATCAGGTCGCAAAATGCGATTGAGCGGATAGGAGCGATTCGCGAAGGAGTTTTGCGAAAAAGTCGAGTTACATACACTGGTTTCGTACGGGACACAGTCTACTTCAGTATTCTTGAATCCGAATGGCCTGAGGTGAAAAAAAATCTAGAACGACAATTAGATAGATGA
- a CDS encoding IS3 family transposase (programmed frameshift) codes for MSKKCFTKKEIELLSKNPYVKSVTSKAITYTDEFKQLFIVQKERGKFSREIFEEYGFDTEIIGTRRIKCSAERWGKAYRKNGALGLQDARRGQSGRPRKRELSNEEKYARLEAENNLLKAENELLKKIKFAERGLKKKELILSADQKFVLIRYIIEKYKLKNMITYLCKSAGVSRQGYYNYFSAKQVKRRREKEKKDEVVRDVILKAFHFKNRKKGARQIKMILAGQFNIVYNLKRIGRVMNKYGIVCPIRRANPYKRIMKATQEHKVVSNQLNREFKQEVPYKVLLTDITYLYFGKGERAYLSTIIDASTNEVLAHNVSDRITLDIAMDTLKKLKKNRKVKLAKGAYIHSDQGSHYTSPVYQKLVKKHRLGQSMSRRGNCWDNAPQESFFGHFKDLAEIKSCKTLKDLKREVKTAIKYYNSYRYQWNMKKMTPVQYRDHLLNAA; via the exons ATGAGTAAAAAATGCTTCACAAAAAAAGAGATCGAACTATTATCAAAAAATCCTTATGTTAAGTCCGTTACTTCAAAAGCCATCACCTATACTGATGAATTCAAGCAGCTGTTTATTGTTCAAAAGGAACGTGGGAAATTCTCTAGAGAGATTTTTGAAGAGTACGGGTTTGATACAGAGATTATTGGAACTAGACGTATTAAATGTTCTGCTGAAAGGTGGGGGAAAGCCTATCGTAAAAATGGAGCACTGGGACTTCAGGATGCAAGAAGAGGACAATCAGGAAGACCAAGGAAAAGAGAACTTTCCAATGAAGAAAAATATGCAAGGTTAGAGGCGGAAAATAATTTATTGAAAGCAGAGAACGAATTGCTAAAAAAGATAAAGTTCGCCGAAAGGGGGCTAAAGAAAA AAGAACTGATCTTATCAGCTGATCAGAAGTTCGTCCTCATTCGATACATCATTGAGAAATATAAGTTAAAAAACATGATCACTTACCTTTGTAAATCTGCAGGCGTATCTCGTCAAGGCTACTATAACTATTTTTCAGCGAAACAAGTAAAGCGAAGAAGGGAAAAAGAGAAAAAGGATGAAGTTGTCCGGGATGTTATTCTCAAAGCCTTTCACTTTAAGAACCGTAAAAAAGGAGCCCGCCAAATTAAAATGATACTGGCAGGTCAATTTAATATTGTCTATAACCTTAAAAGAATCGGGAGAGTCATGAACAAGTATGGCATTGTATGTCCTATCCGGAGAGCGAATCCTTACAAGCGTATTATGAAAGCCACCCAGGAGCACAAAGTCGTTTCGAACCAGCTTAACAGAGAGTTCAAACAGGAAGTACCTTATAAGGTGCTGCTTACAGACATCACATATCTCTACTTCGGGAAAGGGGAAAGGGCTTATTTATCAACCATTATAGATGCCTCTACCAATGAAGTATTGGCCCATAATGTTTCGGATCGAATTACGCTCGACATCGCTATGGACACGCTTAAGAAGTTAAAGAAGAATAGGAAGGTTAAACTGGCTAAAGGAGCCTACATCCATTCTGATCAAGGGAGTCATTATACCAGCCCTGTATATCAAAAGTTGGTGAAGAAACATCGACTGGGCCAGTCCATGTCCAGAAGGGGGAATTGTTGGGACAACGCCCCACAGGAATCCTTTTTTGGTCATTTCAAAGATTTAGCTGAAATAAAATCCTGTAAAACACTGAAAGATCTTAAACGGGAAGTAAAAACTGCCATTAAATACTACAACTCCTATAGATACCAATGGAATATGAAAAAGATGACCCCCGTTCAATACAGAGATCATCTTCTTAACGCAGCCTAG
- a CDS encoding YitT family protein has translation MKQIQHKKLTKGKIALRVLLITIGAVMMGVGLEIFLVPNKVIDGGIVGISIMLSYISGWSLGLFIFILNLPFFFIGYKQIGKTFALSTLYGISVLSVTTTFLHPVPAITQDVLLATVFGGIFIGIGVGIVIRYGGSLDGTEILAILFNKKTPFSVGEVIMFLNLFILSSAGFVFTWDRAMYSLIAYFVAYKTIDITITGLDESKSVWIISENYDLIGDSIMNRLGRGVTFLKGEGAYSGDDKKVIFCVINRLEEAKLKEIVTENDPSAFLAVADIAEVRGGRFKKRDIH, from the coding sequence ATGAAACAAATACAGCATAAAAAATTGACAAAAGGGAAAATTGCTCTACGAGTTCTTCTAATTACCATAGGGGCCGTCATGATGGGTGTCGGACTTGAGATATTTCTTGTCCCGAACAAAGTCATTGATGGTGGGATTGTTGGAATCTCGATCATGCTTTCTTACATCTCAGGTTGGAGTCTAGGACTTTTTATCTTTATTTTAAACCTTCCTTTCTTCTTTATAGGTTATAAACAAATTGGCAAAACCTTTGCCCTTTCAACCCTTTATGGAATTTCTGTACTATCCGTTACTACCACATTTTTGCACCCAGTACCTGCCATTACCCAGGACGTTCTTCTCGCAACAGTATTTGGAGGTATTTTTATCGGGATTGGTGTCGGGATTGTTATTCGGTATGGTGGTTCACTGGATGGAACAGAAATACTAGCGATCCTCTTTAATAAAAAAACACCATTTTCTGTCGGGGAAGTCATTATGTTTCTAAATCTATTTATTCTCTCTAGTGCTGGTTTCGTTTTTACATGGGACCGTGCAATGTATTCGTTAATTGCTTATTTCGTTGCCTATAAAACCATTGATATAACCATTACCGGTTTGGATGAATCGAAATCAGTTTGGATCATTAGTGAGAATTACGATCTGATCGGTGATTCAATTATGAATCGTCTTGGACGAGGAGTAACCTTTCTAAAAGGGGAAGGTGCCTATTCCGGAGATGATAAAAAAGTAATCTTTTGTGTCATAAATAGACTGGAAGAAGCAAAACTCAAGGAAATTGTTACTGAAAATGATCCTTCCGCTTTCCTTGCCGTTGCTGATATTGCAGAAGTCCGTGGTGGCCGCTTTAAAAAGCGGGATATCCACTAG
- a CDS encoding MarR family winged helix-turn-helix transcriptional regulator has translation MNIGRMHVLMNMWRGLYKVLEGDLKESAEQLGLTVSEQHLVWIIFHEKELTVTALSELSLLNISTVTQVLKRLQNKGFIVLNKYPQDRRVSYIALTENGALVADKILKQQDDYRVLGYFDKAEEDLLLKMTKLQSEMNRYYHGDRFVNWVEKTKRSIDSSRM, from the coding sequence ATGAATATAGGTAGAATGCATGTACTCATGAATATGTGGAGAGGTCTATACAAAGTGCTTGAGGGCGATTTAAAGGAAAGTGCCGAACAGCTTGGTTTAACGGTTTCAGAACAGCATCTTGTTTGGATCATCTTCCATGAAAAGGAACTAACTGTTACCGCCCTGAGTGAATTGAGCTTACTAAATATTTCTACAGTGACTCAGGTCTTGAAGAGGCTGCAAAATAAAGGTTTCATCGTATTAAATAAATACCCTCAAGATCGACGGGTTTCGTATATTGCACTAACTGAAAATGGAGCACTTGTGGCTGATAAAATCTTGAAGCAACAGGATGATTACCGAGTATTAGGTTATTTTGATAAGGCTGAAGAGGACCTGTTACTGAAAATGACCAAACTTCAATCTGAAATGAATCGATACTATCATGGGGACCGCTTCGTTAATTGGGTCGAAAAAACAAAACGCTCAATTGATTCGTCAAGAATGTAA